Within Candidatus Methylomirabilota bacterium, the genomic segment TCTGCTGCCACCGAGCCTGCTGCGGCAAGGCAAACGATGGCGGTGAGTACCAGGATGCGCATCGAGGACCTCCTGCACAGTGCGGCGTAGTCGCTTCTGACGCCGTAAGCTGCATATCCCTGGCCAAGCCATTGTGCAAGAGCAACGCTTTATTCTCTCGGTGCTTCCGGCTCGGGGTCTTCGAACACTCCGCGAGAAACGGTGTCAGGCAGGACGCCCTGGGTCAACGGCGAGTCCCTACCTGGTGACCCGCCGCGCTCGCAGGCTAGCCCAGGTGCTCGTGGACGAACTCGATGATGCGCGAGATGGTCCGCTCCACCGCGGGTGAGGTCGGCTTCCGGCCGATGTAGCCCTCGGCCTCGCCCTCCATCAGCTCCAGATCGACCCGGCCGCCGATCTTCCGGTACTGCGTCACGAAGCGGTCGAGATCGGGCCTGGGATGGGCCATGTCGCGCGTGCCCTGGATGTAGACCACCGGGGGCGTCTCCACGCGCTCGCCGCGCTCCAGCGCCAGCGTCGGGCTGCCGTCGGCCATGGCGGCCTCGGTGCCCCAGTACTGGTCGTGGCAGGGCAGCACGCGATCCACGACCTCCGGATAGGTGCCGCCCCCGGCCTTGAGCGCCTTCGCGTAGCGATAGCGGCCGAGCGGGTCGATCACCGGCCAGCAGAGCACCGCGCAGCCCACGCGGCCGTCGACCGCGGGCGCCCCCGCGGGCAGGGGCAGCGCGGCGTAGGTTGGATCGGCCGGCTTCATGGCGAGCAGCATCGCCTGGTGCGCCCCGCTGGAGGCACCCATGAGCCCGACACGGTCCGCGCGGCCGTGGAAGTCGGCGGCGCGGCTCTTGAGCCAGCGCACCCCGTAGCTGATGTCCTGGAGCGACGCCGGATACGCCGCCTCGGGCGGCATGCGGAAGTCGAGCGCGGCGACCACCACGCCGCTCCGGGCCAGCGCCTCGTTCATGATGGTGTCGCTGAGCCGGTCACCGCGGCACCACGCCCCGCCGTGTAGCTCGACGATCATCGGGAACGGCCCGGCGCCGCGTGGCACGAACAGGCGGGCCAGCAGCGGGCGATCGCCGTGCCGGAGGTACTCGACGTCTCGCACGTCGATCTCGTGGTCCAGCAGCGTCTGGTTCGCCATGGTCGTCTCCTCCCCGCGGGATAGATGGTCGCCGCGTATGATACACCCCGTGGGGCAACAGACCTTGTCGCGACCTGGCTGGCTGTTGCACCATAGCGCCGGTCCCCGTCGCGCTGAGTCGACGCACGGAATCGACAGGATGGCGATCAGGAGAATTGGAGAATGACAGTCCGCGAGCAGGAGACGTTGCTCCAGGCGCTCGATCTCTGGCGGAAAGCGGTCGGCGAGATGACATGGGAGGCTCGGGCCGAAGCGTCGCTGGCCTTGCTGCTCGTGAGGGACGAAGAGATCGAGAGTCTCCGCGGCCGCATCCAGCAAGGAGAGATCTCGTGAAGTCCCCGAGCGAAGCCCGGTCCCGCTTACCGTGCGCGCAGCGTGCTGGAGATGGCGTCGAGGAGCGCCTCCTCTTCGTCCGAGACGCCCGAGCGGAGGCCGAGCACCTTGCCGAGACCGCCTGATGCCTCCGCCACTTGGCGACACGCCTCGACGGTCCGCCTGGTCCGCTCCGCCTGCTCGGCGGGGGTGAGGACGGACAGCCCCGTCTTGATGGTCTCGATGGCGGTGTCGAACAGCGTGTCTTCCGGACGCTCGCGCAGCCATTGCCCGAGCCGGGCGTAAGCGGGCGAGCCCTTCTCGACGCCCCGTGCGGCGGCGACGCGCAGGACGGCCTCGCGTTCGGGATCCGTCACGGCGCCTCCGGCCCAGGCGACCTGAACCAGGGGGGCGAGGAGGAACGCCGACGCCGTGTCCAGCGTCACCCCGAGCGCCATGATCCGGCCGAGCAGCTCGGGGTTGTCGACCTGGAGCTTCACCGCCACCGCCTCGGCGACCTCTTCGAGCCGGGCCCGCTCGCGGAGCTTCTCGACGAGCTTGGCGTCGTGCTTGCGGAAGTACTCATCCTCGAAAGACTGCCCGCGTTCCTTGAACATATCCTTGCTCATCGTCTCGCGTCCTCCGTTGACGTGACCGTGTGAACTGTTCGTCGCCGCCTGGTCGGCATCATAGCTTGCCAGGCTAGTCGGGAGCGGCCATACTCTCGCCCACCATGCAGGTTCCCGGCTTCGGAGAGAAGCTCCGGGCAGTCTTCGGGCTGAGCCCGACCGTCCTGTGCCTCACCGGCGTGGACGACGGCCGGATCCGTGACGCCAACGACGCGTTTCTCTCCACCAGCGGATATACGCGCGACGAGATCCTCGGGCACACTCCGGTGGAGCTGGGGCTCTGGGTCGACCCCTTCCAGCGGGACGAGGGCCTCCACCTGCTCAAGGCCGGCCGCCCCGTCCGCAACATGGAGTGCCGCTTCCGGATGAAGAGCGGCGCGGAGCGCGTCATGGTGCTCTCGGCGGACGTGGTGATGTTCGACGGCGAGGCGTGCATTCTGAGTGCCTTGACCGACATCACGGAGCGGACGCGGGCCGAGGCCGCCCTGCGCGAGAGCGAGCGCCGCTTCATGGTCGCCTTCCACAGCAACCCCCTGCCCATGTCCATCACGAGCCTGCGCGACCATCGTCACCTCGAGGTCAACGACGCGGCGCTGCGCCACAGCGGGTATACGCGGGAGGAGATGCTGGGGCGTAGCAAGGCGGACCTCGGCTTCTGGGCCGCCCCCGAGCAGCGCGCCCGGATGCTGCAGCGGCTGGACGAGGAGGGCCGGGTGCGCGACTACGAGGTGACCTTCCGCAATCGCGCGGGCGACGAGCGGAGGCTCCTCGTGAACTCCGAGGTCATCACCTTCGGCGGCGAGCCGGCGGTGCTGAGCGTCTCGCTCGACATCACCGAGCGGAGCGAGCTGGAGGTCCAGATCCGCACCCGCCGCGACGAGGCGGAGGCCCTCGCCCAGACGCTGCAGGCCGCGAACCAGGCCAAGGACGAGTTCCTGGCCATGCTCGGGCACGAGCTGCGCAATCCCCTCGGCACCCTCTCCAACGCGGTGGCGGTGCTCAAGCGGCTCGAGGGCGACGAGACCACGCGGCACGTGGTGGAGATCATCGGCCGGCAGACCGCCCAGCTCACCCACCTGGTGAAGGACCTGCTCGACATCGCGCGGGTGACCTCGGGCAAGATCGACCTGCAGCGGCGCGCCGTCGACCTGCGGGCCCTGGCCGGGCGCTGTCTCGACGCCCTCGCGCACGCGGGCCGCACGGATCGGCACGGCGTCTCGGTGCACGGCGACGCGGTGCACGTCGCCGCGGACGCGGCCCGCCTCGAGCAAGTGGTCAACAACCTGCTCGACAACGCGCTCAAGTACACGCCGCCGGGCGGCCGCATCATCGTGACCACGGAGCGGGCGGGTGACAGCGCGGTGCTGCGGGTGCGCGACACCGGCCACGGCATCCGCACCGAGCTGCTCGGGCGCGTGTTCGACCTCTTCGTGCAGGAGCCGCAGAGCTTCGAGCGCTCGCGCGGCGGGCTCGGGCTGGGCCTGGCCCTCGTGAAGCGGCTGGTCGAGCTGCACGGCGGCACGGTGGCCGCGTGGAGCGCGGGGCCCGGGCAGGGCAGCGAGTTCACCGTGCGTTTGCCCGCGATGGCCGCG encodes:
- a CDS encoding alpha/beta hydrolase, whose translation is MANQTLLDHEIDVRDVEYLRHGDRPLLARLFVPRGAGPFPMIVELHGGAWCRGDRLSDTIMNEALARSGVVVAALDFRMPPEAAYPASLQDISYGVRWLKSRAADFHGRADRVGLMGASSGAHQAMLLAMKPADPTYAALPLPAGAPAVDGRVGCAVLCWPVIDPLGRYRYAKALKAGGGTYPEVVDRVLPCHDQYWGTEAAMADGSPTLALERGERVETPPVVYIQGTRDMAHPRPDLDRFVTQYRKIGGRVDLELMEGEAEGYIGRKPTSPAVERTISRIIEFVHEHLG
- a CDS encoding PAS domain S-box protein codes for the protein MQVPGFGEKLRAVFGLSPTVLCLTGVDDGRIRDANDAFLSTSGYTRDEILGHTPVELGLWVDPFQRDEGLHLLKAGRPVRNMECRFRMKSGAERVMVLSADVVMFDGEACILSALTDITERTRAEAALRESERRFMVAFHSNPLPMSITSLRDHRHLEVNDAALRHSGYTREEMLGRSKADLGFWAAPEQRARMLQRLDEEGRVRDYEVTFRNRAGDERRLLVNSEVITFGGEPAVLSVSLDITERSELEVQIRTRRDEAEALAQTLQAANQAKDEFLAMLGHELRNPLGTLSNAVAVLKRLEGDETTRHVVEIIGRQTAQLTHLVKDLLDIARVTSGKIDLQRRAVDLRALAGRCLDALAHAGRTDRHGVSVHGDAVHVAADAARLEQVVNNLLDNALKYTPPGGRIIVTTERAGDSAVLRVRDTGHGIRTELLGRVFDLFVQEPQSFERSRGGLGLGLALVKRLVELHGGTVAAWSAGPGQGSEFTVRLPAMAAPDASPRPFDGARPVGASRRVLVVEDSPDARDSLRLLLEMAGHHVETSEDGPGGLAKVVVFRPHVALIDLGLPGMDGFAVARELRRRPETCAIRLVAVTGYGQAEDRRQALAAGFDLHVTKPVDPAMLDQMLGLDGIPATP